The window acaatttATGTGATGATtatgacatttatttttatttttagagtattaatttttttaattaccaAGTGAGATAAATACAGGCCATGGTGACGCGTTGTGTGATCTTAGGTGCGGAGAATACTGTGACTATGGGGAATACTGTGACTATAGTATGGGAGTCGGAGATAATGCATCCTATCATAACGGCGATGAAATGAGCTGCTAACAAACATCCTAATGCTATTAACCCTAACACGAAAGCTTTTTTGCTTGGAGATTTACACTCGAGTAACCACACCCCCGTTTCCACCTGCATCATGGGCATAACATAAATGAAACAATCATCGTCATCATTATCATTATTTGTTTACTAATGGtatatttaagatatatatatatatatatgtatccaGTGGTGGAGCTAGGAAAATTTGTCAAGAAGATCAATTTATAATTAACATATATCATAGGAGTCAATTACCTAAAATTTACACTTATTTCGAAAAAAATTACATGTAAAGAAATTTTGTTCATACATTCATATGGGTCAACTGACCCACATGCTATCAACGTACCTCTGTCACTGTATGTGCCTTTTGTTGGGCGACTTCGGCTAGCATTGCCACGAAACCAGCAACGACATCTAATCCCACCATCAATAATAtactaaaaacaaatataacacTAAAGCATTTTCCCCtctctatcatttttattatattcaaGTTTAATCTTCAGTCTTCACTTTGAAAAGATTGGATTATTGTTGAAATTGATAGTATTGTGTGAAGGGAGAAAGTACGGTACTCCATCTTCTAAATAAAATGGATTTATATATAAAGGCTAGAGTCTGGAGTGGATCTTAGGTTACGTGGAAGGTAGCTGAGTGAGTAACTTTGTTCATTCCTATCTACATTAGTAGTCAAATAAAAATGTGTTCATAGAtaatatcaaattaaataatGATTATCTTTTGGTCAGAAACTTCTGTAGTCATATTTTTCTcacttgttttccttttttcttttggaattCAATCAGCTTTGAGTCAAAAGTTATAATTTCTTTAGACTATGGATAAGAACCGGTTATTAAATCTTCTCTTTATAGTTATTTAAGATTCGAATCTAACACTTCTActtttaaagaagaaaaatttaCCAATAGAACTACCAATTTAAGATACATTTCTTTGTATCTTCACAAAACACATATTATTAATATAGAATATATACACTTGCTTATATGTAAGTTCTCacctaaaatacaaaaaatgtatatatttccATTACTAAAGATGTATATCagcaaaatatatatctttgacCATGAGAAAGGTGAGGAAAGGATAACAGACTTCAATACATGAATGGGGAAAGAGAAAATTCCGGCGATGATATACGATATGTTGTAGTGTTTCTCCTGCATTCAAACAAAAATAGTGTTTCtcctattataaatatatacaaataactGACCACTTTGTAATCTGTTGTGAAAGCAACATCGGTGGTAAACTTTGGGGTTTATATATGTTTCTCCAAAGATTGTTTATGATCCTTGGGGTAGTAAATCTCTTTCTCGTTTTTTATTTAATGCTACTTTTGATTGGATTTTTCATTGCTCACAACtactatatataataaagaTCAAAATTGCAATGGTTAACCACCAAAAATTATAATGGTTGATCACCAAAAATTGTAATGATTCACTTaagtttttaacaaaatattatttatgaaagtaaaaaaaaatgttaaaaagcaaaagaaatttcTGAAAACAAAAGGAATTATAAACAAAACGCACAACAAATAATTACGAGCGAAATGTATAATACacgtttatattttaaatagataCATCATTTCAAAacagtttaattataaaaagacactttataacaattttcaaaaaaaaatattttttatttagacacatcatttaaaaaataactttatGACTCTTTACACTAACTAATTCTTGgtataaaaaattatacaaagACACTTTTGGAATATTTAACAAcatttaaaaactaatatatCGTTTTAGatgaaaagacacaactctTAAAGTTGATACTTGTTAGAATTGCATGTTGGAAACACACATATGTAAACTGAcaacttttgaaatagaatACAACCTATCAATTTAattgaaatttataatattttgaattaattGGGATTGTTATTATTGAAATAGATATAAAGAGAGAAATCTTGTGGAAAGAGTGTTGTTTTTTCAGCTGTGGGTACATGAGGACGCTGACTCTTGTAAAAGGACTTACACTACAGGGACTCCCTCTAAAATGCTGTTCCCATGTCTCCACGTCTCGACCATGGCTAATAATATGCTTCATTAAATTCAGCACTCAACAAGTCATGATGATATTATCTTTTGCTTGGAGGTGGTCAAGATGTAGGCATCAGCTGTAAATACCACTGATAATCGTGATAGGCAACTTCTTGATCCATTCATTGATTGTGTATCTATCATGATGAGTTTTGCTAATTTTGGACCTAATATATATAAGCTGATTTTCATGTACCACTCCAGATTTTGAGTGGagatttatagaaatatttgttattattgATTTTCTTATCCAAGCAAAGCAACAAACACCGATCTGAGAGATGTCTCTCATACATACACTACATCATGAGGTCTATTATACTGAATGCAACAAAGGAAgccatatataaaaatagagcCTCTCCATATTAACAACcaccccctctctctctctctgaaaatatatatagatcaaatcatctccatctccatctctTCTATACTATCTAACAAGTTTTCTGGAATTAGCATAcacttgttttgtttctttctgtCGACAAATTAAGTAGAAGTCGACACACAGAGTGTTATGATTAGCGAGCAGCTACACCATCAGCTCGAGGCTTTGTATCAAGCAGTTGATGCAGTTTGCTGGTCGAGTTAGTCTCATTGTCTCCTTGCTTCTTGTTCTTGTCGTCTCCATTTCCTGAGCTCTTAACTCTCTTTTCAGGTTCTGAACTTTTCAGCTTGTCCTGCAACCCCCCAACAAAAGCGTCACCTTCAAGAAACTAATACTTATTCATTAGTCAATGCTTTTTACTTACCAGTAAGGTTGCATTAGCTCCTCTTAGATTATTAGATTTCTCATTAAGTTGGTTTAGTTCAGATCTTAACGCCATGTTTTCTGCTGTTAGAGCTTCAACTTTCCTCGCCAGTTCTTCAGTCTCAGCCTTTAAAACACAAATGATGTGTTAATGAGACTCATACTAAGAacatacaaaaagaaaagagagaacgTTTTAGAAACAAACCTGTTTCCTTAATCTTGACCTTCTAGCAGATTCTCTATTAGACTGTTTCCTTCTCTCCCGTTTCAGTTCTCTCTCGTTCTGAACAGCAAAAATGGATTTACTTGTCAGGGAGATGTAACAAAACTAGCTAGATGGAAGACTAAGTCACTAAGGGTACCTGAAGCCAAGTTTCAGGAGGAACCATGGCTAAAGATTGTGACATGAAGGTGGGGTTTGAATTTGCACTTACACCAGCAGCAGATACTATAGCTCCACCTCCTCCTTGAACACTAGGCTTTACGCAGTTATTATCACCACTTGACTGAGAAACAGACCGAAATGAGCTTGACTGAACCAAATGTTTCTTCTCATCTAcccacacacaaaaaaaaatcatcattcaCACCAAATCTCTCTATTTGAGACATGCAAAAAAAAGACTAATACCTTTGGCTGGAGTTCCTTCTCGGCTTCTCTTAAGTTTCGGTTCATCAGCCTAAGAACATGCAAAAAAAGGTTTAAGCATTAGACCATTTGAGGTTCTGATTGTAGATGAGACTACGAGAGACATTACCCCAGTGGTATTCCCGTCACTTCCATCACTAGAACCATCCGTTTCTGAGCTGTTCCGTGAGCGTTTACCTTCATCACCATTATTACCATTGCCAAGAGACATAGCAAGTCCATCAAACTCTTTCAGCTTCTTCATCAGCCCATTCTCTGTGTTCCCTGTTGATTTACTAGGAGTGTCTATGTTCAATGGCGTCCCCGGCTGCCCATTTTTACAATGAAACCCATAAAAACAGTGAGCAAAAAAAAACCATTACACAATCCATAATGATACTACTTACAGTTGTTAAAGGTGTTGCACCCTTTTGACCATGTGGCTGTGACCCCtgttaacaaaaatattaagtcAGTCAATCACTTGagttttcagatttaaaaaGGTCAGCGATGATTGTTATTCAC is drawn from Brassica rapa cultivar Chiifu-401-42 chromosome A05, CAAS_Brap_v3.01, whole genome shotgun sequence and contains these coding sequences:
- the LOC103866484 gene encoding G-box-binding factor 3 isoform X2 yields the protein MGKSEEPKVTKSDNKPSSPPADQTNVHVYPDWAAMQAYYGPRVAMPPYYNSAMAAASGHPPPPYMWNPQHMMSPYGTPYAAVYPHGGGVYAHPGFPMGSQPHGQKGATPLTTPGTPLNIDTPSKSTGNTENGLMKKLKEFDGLAMSLGNGNNGDEGKRSRNSSETDGSSDGSDGNTTGADEPKLKRSREGTPAKDEKKHLVQSSSFRSVSQSSGDNNCVKPSVQGGGGAIVSAAGNERELKRERRKQSNRESARRSRLRKQAETEELARKVEALTAENMALRSELNQLNEKSNNLRGANATLLDKLKSSEPEKRVKSSGNGDDKNKKQGDNETNSTSKLHQLLDTKPRADGVAAR
- the LOC103866484 gene encoding G-box-binding factor 3 isoform X1, which codes for MGKSEEPKVTKSDNKPSSPPADQTNVHVYPDWAAMQAYYGPRVAMPPYYNSAMAAASGHPPPPYMWNPQHMMSPYGTPYAAVYPHGGGVYAHPGFPMGSQPHGQKGATPLTTPGTPLNIDTPSKSTGNTENGLMKKLKEFDGLAMSLGNGNNGDEGKRSRNSSETDGSSDGSDGNTTGADEPKLKRSREGTPAKDEKKHLVQSSSFRSVSQSSGDNNCVKPSVQGGGGAIVSAAGVSANSNPTFMSQSLAMVPPETWLQNERELKRERRKQSNRESARRSRLRKQAETEELARKVEALTAENMALRSELNQLNEKSNNLRGANATLLDKLKSSEPEKRVKSSGNGDDKNKKQGDNETNSTSKLHQLLDTKPRADGVAAR